The region GAGATTTTGCAGAATGCAGATCAGATTTTTATTGATAAACTTCGTGAAAAAGACCTGTATAAGGAAGTTTGGCAAGCATTTGCTGTGCTCCTCCCCGTCAAAACTGTTGGGGTTATGGGAGACAACCGCACCTACCAATGGACCTGTGCCCTACGCGCTGTCACAGCGACAGATGGCATGACCGCTGGGGTAGGGGACTTGCCGATGGAATTTCTGGTTTCTGTATCTGATGAAATTGTACGAAAGGTCGATGGCATCAACCGGGTCGTTTATGACATCACCACCAAGCCCCCGGCGACCATCGAATGGGAATAGATGAGCGAAGACAACCTCAACCCGCGTAAGCTTGTTCACCTCCACGTCCACTCGGAGTATTCGTTGCTGGACGGCGCCATCCGGATCTCGGATGCGATCAAAAAAGTCAAAAGTCAGGGCCACACGGCTCTGGCTCTCACCGATCACAGCAATATGTTTGGAGCTGTTGAGTTCTACGTCAAGTGTAAGGATGCAGGACTCAACCCCATTCTCGGGGCCGAGATCAATTGGGATGGGCTTCCAGAAAGCCAAGTGGTACGTAAGGCCACGGGAGACTCCCAAGCCGCCGCTTACCACCTAGTTCTACTCGCTAAATCAACAGAAGGTTACAAAAACCTATGCCGCGTGGTTTCCTCTGGCTACCTTCGGGAAAATCCAGGTGAGGTGTCGGTCGCTCCAGCTGAAAAGGTCCGGGACAATGCCGGTGATGTGATCGCCTTATCCAGCTGCCTCCATGGAGAGTTTGCCTACCTGGTCAATAGCCTCATGGAACTAAGCCCAAACCCCCTTGAAGAACTTAAGGCTCCTACAGAGCCCTGTGAGCCCGTTGTCACTGCGCTCAATGCCCATGTGCAGTTTATGAAAGAGGCTTTTGGCGACGACTATTACATCGAGTTGATCGATAATAATCTTGGCTTGCAAAGGAAAGTCATCCCCGTGCTGGTGGAGGTAGCCTATCACTATGGATTGCCCCTCGTAGCCACTGCTGATTCCCATTACCTAAATCCAGAGGACGATGAAGCTCACGCAGTACTCACCTCTGTAAAGAATGACTTAAAGCAGTCCCATATTGCTAAACGCAACAAGGCTGCTCAGTTTCACCTTTTTTCCAATGAGGAGATGGTGGACAAGTACGGTCGCTGGGCGGAAGCCTTAGATAACCAATCTAAGATTGCCGAGCAGTGTCACGTTGAGTTGACCTTTGGCAAATACTTTCTGCCTAAATTCGAAGTAGACGGCATCGATAACATCGATGATGCTCTCATACAGCTTTCCAAGGAAGGGCTTGAGGAGCGGCTGGTACACCTTCGCAAGCAATATGGCCCAGAGTTTGATGCCGAAGCGGAGAAAACCTACTGGGACCGCCTAGATTTTGAAATTGGCATCATCATCAAAATGGGTTTCCCTGGCTACTTCTTGATCGTCCAGGACTTTATCAACTGGGCTAAGGATCATGATATTCCTGTTGGCCCGGGCCGGGGATCGGGAGCAGGCTCCTTGATTGCCTATGCTTTGAAAATTACCGATCTGGACCCTTTGAAGTTCAATCTTATCTTCGAACGATTCTTGAATCCTGAGCGGGTTTCCATGCCTGACTTCGACGTCGATTTCTGCCAAGAGCGCCGCGACGAGGTGATTCAATACGTGACGCAGAAGTATGGTGCGGATAACGTGGCTCAGATCACCACCTTCGGAAAGATGAAAGCCAAGGCTGCCCTGCGAGATGTGGGCCGAGTCTTGGAGCTAGGTTACAGCAAGGTAGACCGCATCGCCAAGCTGATTCCCAACGAACTGGATATCACCTTAAAAGATGCTCTGGAGCGAGAGCCTCGCATCCAAGAGGAAGCCAAGAAAGATGAGATCATCGAAAAGATGGTCGACCTTGCACTCAAGCTAGAAGGCATGAGCCGCCACACCTCAGTTCACGCTGCCGGAGTTGTGATTTCCGAAGGGGGTATGGACAACTACGTTCCCGTCTATAAATCAGAAGACGGTGCTCTCATCACTCAATATGAGATGAAAAATGCGGAGAAGGTTGGACTCGTCAAGTTCGACTTTCTGGGTCTAAAAACCCTAACCGTGATTCAAAAAGCTGTGAAGCTTATCCAGAAGTCAAAAGACCCCAACTTCAATATTGAAACCATCGACATCGAGGCCAAGCCGGTTTACGACCTGATCTCAACCGCGGCATCCGTTGGTATATTCCAGCTTGAAAGTTCAGGAATGCAGGCTTTGTTAAGCAAGCTCAAGCCTTCACGCTTTGAAGATATTATCGCGGTTGTGGCCCTTTTCAGGCCGGGCCCCCTCGGCTCGGGGATGGTGGACGACTTTATCGAGCGTAAGCATGGTCGCCAGGAGATTGAGTATCTCCACCCTGCTCTTGAAACCATTCTTGACGACACCTACGGCATCATCCTGTACCAGGAGCAGGTGCAAAAGATCGCTGCATCACTGGCTTCCTACTCACTTGGCGAAGCTGACTTGCTCCGCCGCGCCATGGGTAAGAAAAAACCTGAAGAGATGGCCAAGCAAAAGGTTCGATTCTCGACGGGATGCCGGGAAAACAACGTCCCCGAAGAGATTGCTGAAGAGCTATTTGAACTGATGGCAAAATTTGCTGCCTACGGTTTTAACAAGTCTCACTCGGCAGCCTACGGACTGGTCAGTTACCAAACAGCCTACTTAAAGACCTTCTATCCTGAAGAGTTCATGGCAGCGATCATGACCTGCGACTTGGATAACACCGATAAGGTGATCCGCTACATTGAAGAATGTCGGCGGATGAAGTTTAAAATCTATCCACCGGATATTAATCGCAGCAAGCTCGAATTCGATGTCCCCGGCCCTAGATCTGTAGGCTATGGCCTGGAAGCAATCAAAGGGGTTGGTGGAGCATCGCTTGAGAAGATGGTCCGTGAACGGGATGAAAATGGCCCTTATAAGTCCCTAACGGATCTTGCCAAGCGCATCAACTTGCAAAAGGTTGGTAAAAAAACCTTGGAACTTCTAGCCGAAGCTGGTGCTTTCGATAGCTTCGGCTCTAGCCGTGATGCCATCAAAGCTGCTATCCCTGAAATGGTGAAGTTTTCTGAAAGCCACCACAGTAATGAGTCTACTGGCCAGGTATTGCTGTTTGCCGACGATGATGTTGAAGAAAACATGGTAGATCTGGCTAAATTTGAGGAAGATATCGCGCAGGCTGGCAGCTCTGAATCCAGGCTGGAGTGGCTCTTAAAAGAGAAGAAAAACTTGGGAGTATTCCTAAGCGGCCACCCCATGGACCTTTACCCAGAAGATGTCAAAAAATTTGGTCAGCTCCAGATCAAGGATATTCCTAAGCGCGTGGGTTCAAAAGATGTCAATATCGTGGCCTTTCTCACTGGAACTTCAGAGCGCCTCACCAAAACTAACAAGAAGATGGCCTATATCCACTTAGAAGACGAAACGGGATCTTGGGAAGGGGTGATGTTTGAAAAAGATCTCCCCGAGTTTTTCCCTGAGCCCAATACCGTGGTCGTTGCCAAAGTCAACGTTGCCAAAAGCTATGACGGCACTTCGATCTCTCTTAAGGTAGACTCATTGGCTCCATTGCAAGATGTTAGGCGAGAAGTCACCAAGCGGGTAGAGATCCAGATAGGAAGCCAAAAAGATTTGAATCCAACAGCTCTCAACCAGAAGAAAGCCACCATTGGCCGTCTTGGGACGTTGCTCGCCAGTCACCCCGGAAGAACACCCCTGATCGTCAATTTGAAATATGGACGGGTTCAAATCAAAATCAATCCTCAGATCGAAGGGGTCGACCTCTGCGATGACTTCTACCAGAGCATCAAAAACATGGGGACGGAGGATGTCCAACTGCAATACTTCTAGGCTCAGCTCCCTAGGAGTGATTTATGTCGAACTAGTAGCGAGCAATGAGAGTGTTTAAAATTACAGCTAAGAGGGTAATCGTCATCATTTTGGGGGCATTGCTCGCGATTCCCATCCTTCTTATGCCACCCGTCTGGCAACTTAAATCAGGGCCTGTGGATGTCACCCGCTGGCCAAAGACCGGGGAGCAAACCTTTTCTATCGGGCCTCAGTGGAAACATTGGGTCCCCATAAAGTCTGTTTCTTGGCATGTGCTTCACGCGATCATGGTCGCAGAAGACGCTCGATTCCTAGATCACATGGGCATCGACCCAACCGCTATCTACAATAGCTTGAAACTCAATCTAGAGAAGGGCAGATATGTAAGAGGAGCTTCAACCATCTCCCAGCAAGTTGTCAAGATGACCTTACTCAGTCCAGAAAAGACGCTGCTCCGCAAGTTTCGAGAAATCTTGGGTGCTCTCCTGATGGAGCAGCTCCTTAGTAAAGAAGAGATTCTAGAGTGGTACATCAATCTCACAGAATTTGGTGATGGAGTCTTTGGTATCAAGGATGCCGCCTTTCACTATTTCGACACCTCACCCGAACTTCTAACTATCCAGCAGGGAGCCAACCTAGCTCTCGTTTTGCCTAGCCCGAACGCTTGGTCTGTGGGACTCAGGTCTCGCAAGCTTACAGCCTTTGGTCATCGCCGCTATGCCCATATTATCGAGATGATGTTCCAGCAGGGGTTTATCAATGAGCCACTGAGAAAGGCTGCTTTGGCAACTGGCGACTTCGGGCGACCCATCGACCCGAACATGCCGGATGAAGGCGACGAACAAATACCTGCTGATGAAACTGAGGAGGCTCCATGAGCGATTCCTACGATC is a window of Pseudobacteriovorax antillogorgiicola DNA encoding:
- the dnaE gene encoding DNA polymerase III subunit alpha encodes the protein MSEDNLNPRKLVHLHVHSEYSLLDGAIRISDAIKKVKSQGHTALALTDHSNMFGAVEFYVKCKDAGLNPILGAEINWDGLPESQVVRKATGDSQAAAYHLVLLAKSTEGYKNLCRVVSSGYLRENPGEVSVAPAEKVRDNAGDVIALSSCLHGEFAYLVNSLMELSPNPLEELKAPTEPCEPVVTALNAHVQFMKEAFGDDYYIELIDNNLGLQRKVIPVLVEVAYHYGLPLVATADSHYLNPEDDEAHAVLTSVKNDLKQSHIAKRNKAAQFHLFSNEEMVDKYGRWAEALDNQSKIAEQCHVELTFGKYFLPKFEVDGIDNIDDALIQLSKEGLEERLVHLRKQYGPEFDAEAEKTYWDRLDFEIGIIIKMGFPGYFLIVQDFINWAKDHDIPVGPGRGSGAGSLIAYALKITDLDPLKFNLIFERFLNPERVSMPDFDVDFCQERRDEVIQYVTQKYGADNVAQITTFGKMKAKAALRDVGRVLELGYSKVDRIAKLIPNELDITLKDALEREPRIQEEAKKDEIIEKMVDLALKLEGMSRHTSVHAAGVVISEGGMDNYVPVYKSEDGALITQYEMKNAEKVGLVKFDFLGLKTLTVIQKAVKLIQKSKDPNFNIETIDIEAKPVYDLISTAASVGIFQLESSGMQALLSKLKPSRFEDIIAVVALFRPGPLGSGMVDDFIERKHGRQEIEYLHPALETILDDTYGIILYQEQVQKIAASLASYSLGEADLLRRAMGKKKPEEMAKQKVRFSTGCRENNVPEEIAEELFELMAKFAAYGFNKSHSAAYGLVSYQTAYLKTFYPEEFMAAIMTCDLDNTDKVIRYIEECRRMKFKIYPPDINRSKLEFDVPGPRSVGYGLEAIKGVGGASLEKMVRERDENGPYKSLTDLAKRINLQKVGKKTLELLAEAGAFDSFGSSRDAIKAAIPEMVKFSESHHSNESTGQVLLFADDDVEENMVDLAKFEEDIAQAGSSESRLEWLLKEKKNLGVFLSGHPMDLYPEDVKKFGQLQIKDIPKRVGSKDVNIVAFLTGTSERLTKTNKKMAYIHLEDETGSWEGVMFEKDLPEFFPEPNTVVVAKVNVAKSYDGTSISLKVDSLAPLQDVRREVTKRVEIQIGSQKDLNPTALNQKKATIGRLGTLLASHPGRTPLIVNLKYGRVQIKINPQIEGVDLCDDFYQSIKNMGTEDVQLQYF
- a CDS encoding biosynthetic peptidoglycan transglycosylase is translated as MRVFKITAKRVIVIILGALLAIPILLMPPVWQLKSGPVDVTRWPKTGEQTFSIGPQWKHWVPIKSVSWHVLHAIMVAEDARFLDHMGIDPTAIYNSLKLNLEKGRYVRGASTISQQVVKMTLLSPEKTLLRKFREILGALLMEQLLSKEEILEWYINLTEFGDGVFGIKDAAFHYFDTSPELLTIQQGANLALVLPSPNAWSVGLRSRKLTAFGHRRYAHIIEMMFQQGFINEPLRKAALATGDFGRPIDPNMPDEGDEQIPADETEEAP